The Bacillus sp. F19 DNA segment AAGCGGCACCATATCGTCTCCGTGTCCGCCTAGTACAAAACCTGTTACATCCTTCACAGAAAGATTCAGCTCTTGAGCAACGAATGTACGGAAGCGCGCTGTATCAAGTACTCCTGATTGTCCGATAACACGGCTTTTCGGGAATCCTGATTCTTTATACACAGTGTATGTCATTGCATCAACAGGATTTGTTAATACGATAATAATTGTATTTGGAGAGTATTTTACAATTTCTTGTGAAACACTCTTCATAATTTTTTGGTTTGTTTGAACTAGATCATCGCGGCTCATTCCAGGTTTGCGGGCGATGCCTGCTGTAATGATGACAATATCAGAATCAGCTGTATCGGCATAATCGCTTGTTCCGATAATATTTGCATCAAACCCTTGAACAGGGCTTGCTTCAAGCATATCTAAAGCTTTTCCTTTAGTAGGATTCTCAAGTTGCGGAATATCGACTAATACAACATCTGAAAGTTCTTTTTGAGCTAACAAAAATGCCGTAGTCGCACCAGTAAAGCCAGCACCTATGACTGATACCTTTTTACGTTTCATTCCCAATCAAAACATCCCCTTTACTATACATGATAAGGCTATTTTTCTTAAAAGAAAAATAGCCTGAACTTGTTTACTTACATTTTGCTGATTAAAGCATCAGCGAACTCAGAGCATTTTACTTCTTTAGCGCCGTCCATCAAACGGGCAAAGTCATACGTAACTACTTTATCTGAGATTGATTTTTCCATTGCGTCAACAACTAATTTAGCTGCTTCATTCCAGCCTAAGTGCTCAAGCATTAACACACCTGACAGAATAACAGATGATGGATTTACTTTATCAAGTCCCGCATATTTAGGAGCTGTGCCATGAGTAGCTTCGAAGATAGCATGTCCAGTTTCATAGTTGATATTTGCTCCAGGAGCAATACCGATTCCGCCAACTTGAGCAGCAAGGGCATCAGAAATGTAATCTCCGTTTAAGTTCATTGTTGCAACTACGTCAAATTCACGCGGACGAGTTAAGATCTGCTGTAGGAAGATATCTGCAATCGAATCTTTTACGATGATTTTGCCTGCAGCTTCTGCATCCTGCTGTGCTTTGTCTGCAGCATCCTTGCCGTCTTTTTCTACGATGCGGTCGTATTCAGCCCAAGTAAATACTTGATCTCCGAATTCTTTTTCAGCCAGTTCATAGCCCCAGTTCTTGAAAGCACCTTCAGTATATTTCATGATGTTTCCTTTATGAACGAGTGTAACTGATTTGCGGCCTTCTTTAATTGCATAATTGATTGCTGCACGCACCAGACGCTGAGTTCCCTCTTCAGAAACAGGTTTAATGCCGATGCCTGAAGTTTCAGGGAAACGGATTTTATTAACGCCTAACTCATTTTTAAGGAAAGAAATCAATTTTTCTACTTCTTCTGATCCTTTAGCATACTCAATTCCAGCATAGATATCTTCCGTATTTTCACGGAAAATCACCATGTCTGTATCTTCAGGGCGCTTAATCGGAGAAGGAACTCCATTAAAATAGCGTACAGGACGAAGACAAGTGAACAAGTCAAGCTCTTGACGAAGAGCAACGTTCAATGAGCGGATTCCTCCGCCTACTGGAGTAGTTAAAGGTCCTTTAATAGCAATGAAATATTCGCGGATTACTTCAAGTGTTTCTTCAGGAAGCCATTCTCCAGTTTTGTTAAATGCTTTTTCTCCAGCTAAAACTTCTTTCCACTCAATTTTCTTTTCGCCATTATATGCTTTATCAACTGCTGCCTCTAAAACGCGTGAAGCAGCCGCCCAGATATCAGGACCAATTCCGTCCCCTTCGATAAATGGGATGATAGGATTGTTAGGTACGTTTAATACTCCATCTGCAACTGTAATTTTTTGTCCTTGTGTCAAAATAATGACCTCCTGTTATGTAATTTAGAAAAGCGGAATCGCCTGGTCAGCTCCGACAGACAGATCAGAAATCACCCCAAAAGTCCATTTTTGACTTTT contains these protein-coding regions:
- the mdh gene encoding malate dehydrogenase; translated protein: MGMKRKKVSVIGAGFTGATTAFLLAQKELSDVVLVDIPQLENPTKGKALDMLEASPVQGFDANIIGTSDYADTADSDIVIITAGIARKPGMSRDDLVQTNQKIMKSVSQEIVKYSPNTIIIVLTNPVDAMTYTVYKESGFPKSRVIGQSGVLDTARFRTFVAQELNLSVKDVTGFVLGGHGDDMVPLVRYSYAGGIPLETLIPKDRLEAIVERTRKGGGEIVNLLGNGSAYYAPAASLVEMSEAILKDQRRVIPAIVYLEGEYGYEGIYLGVPTILGGNGLEQIIELELTNDEKEALTKSADSVKSVMKVLS
- the icd gene encoding NADP-dependent isocitrate dehydrogenase — translated: MTQGQKITVADGVLNVPNNPIIPFIEGDGIGPDIWAAASRVLEAAVDKAYNGEKKIEWKEVLAGEKAFNKTGEWLPEETLEVIREYFIAIKGPLTTPVGGGIRSLNVALRQELDLFTCLRPVRYFNGVPSPIKRPEDTDMVIFRENTEDIYAGIEYAKGSEEVEKLISFLKNELGVNKIRFPETSGIGIKPVSEEGTQRLVRAAINYAIKEGRKSVTLVHKGNIMKYTEGAFKNWGYELAEKEFGDQVFTWAEYDRIVEKDGKDAADKAQQDAEAAGKIIVKDSIADIFLQQILTRPREFDVVATMNLNGDYISDALAAQVGGIGIAPGANINYETGHAIFEATHGTAPKYAGLDKVNPSSVILSGVLMLEHLGWNEAAKLVVDAMEKSISDKVVTYDFARLMDGAKEVKCSEFADALISKM